One genomic window of Quercus lobata isolate SW786 chromosome 9, ValleyOak3.0 Primary Assembly, whole genome shotgun sequence includes the following:
- the LOC115960684 gene encoding protein NTM1-like 9 isoform X1, translating to MEKLSLDHLPRGVRFSPKDKEVIELYLKKKITGNDKDTWFIPEIEFYKDEPWDLPFKSGIDTEDQEWFFFTEQSLKHQDDNPKKRKRDQKQERVNRKTKAGFWKSTGTDGEIRSGESLIGMKKTLVFHMGTTKGKEKGIGTKWVMHEYSTTQKDFDGKHPGQYILGNDVMSTQFTWVLNIMQKAFVLCRLFDNREKSTNGGPATSLDTSSCIEETKSKSSLAPVFPALDVQAETHQTSNQSCLAKIPDEMLSDATAPVQCENASLAEKQEAEMTSPEDEFNVEEFLNKLSPSAFDFYVDEMMSDATVPIQFKNDNFNSEVDQDLEKAPKMFYPHPPEPLDCNFSSVSTITTTTPAVSSPATAKASLEEAQSMLAPASVSPKLGSEADNYPMIFQCCPAENSDGITSSSIPPIEYNGYNTCVAKNDVVEKKSDEVEAGWNIFPVAPQPLGCNMLSPLHSQMQADDCFRYKSSCENNLAFDDETQENMVSAQFDQENQDFLWLEDIIQSPKVSPGL from the exons ATGGAAAAGCTTAGTTTGGATCATTTGCCACGTGGGGTCAGATTTAGTCCGAAGGACAAGGAGGTCATCGAACTCTacctgaagaagaagatcaCAGGGAATGATAAAGACACTTGGTTTATTCCCGAAATTGAGTTCTATAAAGATGAGCCCTGGGATTTACCAT TTAAAAGTGGGATTGATACGGAGGATCAAGAGTGGTTCTTCTTCACCGAACAGAGCCTGAAGCATCAGGACGATaatccaaaaaagagaaaaagggatcAGAAACAAGAAAGGGTGAACAGGAAAACCAAGGCTGGGTTCTGGAAATCAACTGGTACAGATGGGGAAATCAGGTCTGGAGAGAGCTTGATTGGAATGAAGAAGACTCTGGTCTTCCATATGGGGACTACTAAGGGAAAAGAGAAGGGAATAGGGACTAAGTGGGTAATGCATGAGTACAGCACAACCCAGAAGGATTTTGATGGAAAACACCCCGGTCAG TATATATTAGGCAATGATGTTATGTCCACCCAATTCACTTGGGTGCTTAACATTATGCAGAAggcctttgtcctttgtcgttTATTCGATAATCGAGAAAAGAGTACCAATGGTGGACCTGCTACTTCACTTGATACCTCATCTTGTATTGAAGAAACGAAGTCTAAGTCATCGCTGGCTCCTGTATTTCCAGCCTTGGATGTGCAAGCTGAAACTcatcaaacaagtaatcaatCTTGTTTAGCTAAAATTCCTGATGAAATGTTGTCTGATGCTACAGCACCTGTTCAATGTGAAAATGCTTCTCTTGCAGAAAAACAGGAGGCAGAAATGACATCTCCTGAG GATGAATTTAATGTGGAGGAATTTTTGAATAAGCTCTCCCCATCcgcatttgatttttatgtggACGAAATGATGTCTGATGCTACAGTACCTATTCAATTTAAAAATGACAACTTCAACTCTGAG GTTGACCAGGATTTGGAGAAAGCCCCCAAAATGTTCTACCCCCATCCACCAGAGCCATTAGATTGCAACTTTTCCTCCGTATCAACTATAACTACCACTACGCCAGCTGTTTCTTCTCCTGCCACAGCTAAAGCTTCTCTTGAAGAAGCACAGTCTATGCTAGCACCAGCTTCAGTTTCTCCAAAATTAGGAAGTGAAGCTGACAATTATCCCATGATTTTTCAATGTTGTCCAGCGGAAAATTCTGATGGAATAACATCTAGCAGTATACCACCCATTGAGTACAATGGTTATAACACCTGTGTTGCAAAAAATGATGTGGTAGAAAAAAAATCTGATGAG GTGGAGGCAGGATGGAATATATTCCCTGTTGCACCACAGCCACTAGGTTGCAACATGTTATCCCCATTACACTCGCAGATGCAAGCGGACGACTGCTTTCGGTACAAGTCTAGCTGTGAAAATAATCTTGCTTTTGATGATGAAACCCAGGAAAACATGGTCTCTGCACAG TTTGATCAagagaatcaagattttttgtgGCTTGAAGATATCATCCAAAGTCCCAAGGTTTCACCTGGGTTGTAA
- the LOC115960684 gene encoding protein NTM1-like 9 isoform X3, with product MEKLSLDHLPRGVRFSPKDKEVIELYLKKKITGNDKDTWFIPEIEFYKDEPWDLPFKSGIDTEDQEWFFFTEQSLKHQDDNPKKRKRDQKQERVNRKTKAGFWKSTGTDGEIRSGESLIGMKKTLVFHMGTTKGKEKGIGTKWVMHEYSTTQKDFDGKHPGQYILGNDVMSTQFTWVLNIMQKAFVLCRLFDNREKSTNGGPATSLDTSSCIEETKSKSSLAPVFPALDVQAETHQTKKQEAEMTSPEDEFNVEEFLNKLSPSAFDFYVDEMMSDATVPIQFKNDNFNSEVDQDLEKAPKMFYPHPPEPLDCNFSSVSTITTTTPAVSSPATAKASLEEAQSMLAPASVSPKLGSEADNYPMIFQCCPAENSDGITSSSIPPIEYNGYNTCVAKNDVVEKKSDEVEAGWNIFPVAPQPLGCNMLSPLHSQMQADDCFRYKSSCENNLAFDDETQENMVSAQFDQENQDFLWLEDIIQSPKVSPGL from the exons ATGGAAAAGCTTAGTTTGGATCATTTGCCACGTGGGGTCAGATTTAGTCCGAAGGACAAGGAGGTCATCGAACTCTacctgaagaagaagatcaCAGGGAATGATAAAGACACTTGGTTTATTCCCGAAATTGAGTTCTATAAAGATGAGCCCTGGGATTTACCAT TTAAAAGTGGGATTGATACGGAGGATCAAGAGTGGTTCTTCTTCACCGAACAGAGCCTGAAGCATCAGGACGATaatccaaaaaagagaaaaagggatcAGAAACAAGAAAGGGTGAACAGGAAAACCAAGGCTGGGTTCTGGAAATCAACTGGTACAGATGGGGAAATCAGGTCTGGAGAGAGCTTGATTGGAATGAAGAAGACTCTGGTCTTCCATATGGGGACTACTAAGGGAAAAGAGAAGGGAATAGGGACTAAGTGGGTAATGCATGAGTACAGCACAACCCAGAAGGATTTTGATGGAAAACACCCCGGTCAG TATATATTAGGCAATGATGTTATGTCCACCCAATTCACTTGGGTGCTTAACATTATGCAGAAggcctttgtcctttgtcgttTATTCGATAATCGAGAAAAGAGTACCAATGGTGGACCTGCTACTTCACTTGATACCTCATCTTGTATTGAAGAAACGAAGTCTAAGTCATCGCTGGCTCCTGTATTTCCAGCCTTGGATGTGCAAGCTGAAACTcatcaaacaa AAAAACAGGAGGCAGAAATGACATCTCCTGAG GATGAATTTAATGTGGAGGAATTTTTGAATAAGCTCTCCCCATCcgcatttgatttttatgtggACGAAATGATGTCTGATGCTACAGTACCTATTCAATTTAAAAATGACAACTTCAACTCTGAG GTTGACCAGGATTTGGAGAAAGCCCCCAAAATGTTCTACCCCCATCCACCAGAGCCATTAGATTGCAACTTTTCCTCCGTATCAACTATAACTACCACTACGCCAGCTGTTTCTTCTCCTGCCACAGCTAAAGCTTCTCTTGAAGAAGCACAGTCTATGCTAGCACCAGCTTCAGTTTCTCCAAAATTAGGAAGTGAAGCTGACAATTATCCCATGATTTTTCAATGTTGTCCAGCGGAAAATTCTGATGGAATAACATCTAGCAGTATACCACCCATTGAGTACAATGGTTATAACACCTGTGTTGCAAAAAATGATGTGGTAGAAAAAAAATCTGATGAG GTGGAGGCAGGATGGAATATATTCCCTGTTGCACCACAGCCACTAGGTTGCAACATGTTATCCCCATTACACTCGCAGATGCAAGCGGACGACTGCTTTCGGTACAAGTCTAGCTGTGAAAATAATCTTGCTTTTGATGATGAAACCCAGGAAAACATGGTCTCTGCACAG TTTGATCAagagaatcaagattttttgtgGCTTGAAGATATCATCCAAAGTCCCAAGGTTTCACCTGGGTTGTAA
- the LOC115960684 gene encoding protein NTM1-like 9 isoform X2, with translation MEKLSLDHLPRGVRFSPKDKEVIELYLKKKITGNDKDTWFIPEIEFYKDEPWDLPFKSGIDTEDQEWFFFTEQSLKHQDDNPKKRKRDQKQERVNRKTKAGFWKSTGTDGEIRSGESLIGMKKTLVFHMGTTKGKEKGIGTKWVMHEYSTTQKDFDGKHPGQKAFVLCRLFDNREKSTNGGPATSLDTSSCIEETKSKSSLAPVFPALDVQAETHQTSNQSCLAKIPDEMLSDATAPVQCENASLAEKQEAEMTSPEDEFNVEEFLNKLSPSAFDFYVDEMMSDATVPIQFKNDNFNSEVDQDLEKAPKMFYPHPPEPLDCNFSSVSTITTTTPAVSSPATAKASLEEAQSMLAPASVSPKLGSEADNYPMIFQCCPAENSDGITSSSIPPIEYNGYNTCVAKNDVVEKKSDEVEAGWNIFPVAPQPLGCNMLSPLHSQMQADDCFRYKSSCENNLAFDDETQENMVSAQFDQENQDFLWLEDIIQSPKVSPGL, from the exons ATGGAAAAGCTTAGTTTGGATCATTTGCCACGTGGGGTCAGATTTAGTCCGAAGGACAAGGAGGTCATCGAACTCTacctgaagaagaagatcaCAGGGAATGATAAAGACACTTGGTTTATTCCCGAAATTGAGTTCTATAAAGATGAGCCCTGGGATTTACCAT TTAAAAGTGGGATTGATACGGAGGATCAAGAGTGGTTCTTCTTCACCGAACAGAGCCTGAAGCATCAGGACGATaatccaaaaaagagaaaaagggatcAGAAACAAGAAAGGGTGAACAGGAAAACCAAGGCTGGGTTCTGGAAATCAACTGGTACAGATGGGGAAATCAGGTCTGGAGAGAGCTTGATTGGAATGAAGAAGACTCTGGTCTTCCATATGGGGACTACTAAGGGAAAAGAGAAGGGAATAGGGACTAAGTGGGTAATGCATGAGTACAGCACAACCCAGAAGGATTTTGATGGAAAACACCCCGGTCAG AAggcctttgtcctttgtcgttTATTCGATAATCGAGAAAAGAGTACCAATGGTGGACCTGCTACTTCACTTGATACCTCATCTTGTATTGAAGAAACGAAGTCTAAGTCATCGCTGGCTCCTGTATTTCCAGCCTTGGATGTGCAAGCTGAAACTcatcaaacaagtaatcaatCTTGTTTAGCTAAAATTCCTGATGAAATGTTGTCTGATGCTACAGCACCTGTTCAATGTGAAAATGCTTCTCTTGCAGAAAAACAGGAGGCAGAAATGACATCTCCTGAG GATGAATTTAATGTGGAGGAATTTTTGAATAAGCTCTCCCCATCcgcatttgatttttatgtggACGAAATGATGTCTGATGCTACAGTACCTATTCAATTTAAAAATGACAACTTCAACTCTGAG GTTGACCAGGATTTGGAGAAAGCCCCCAAAATGTTCTACCCCCATCCACCAGAGCCATTAGATTGCAACTTTTCCTCCGTATCAACTATAACTACCACTACGCCAGCTGTTTCTTCTCCTGCCACAGCTAAAGCTTCTCTTGAAGAAGCACAGTCTATGCTAGCACCAGCTTCAGTTTCTCCAAAATTAGGAAGTGAAGCTGACAATTATCCCATGATTTTTCAATGTTGTCCAGCGGAAAATTCTGATGGAATAACATCTAGCAGTATACCACCCATTGAGTACAATGGTTATAACACCTGTGTTGCAAAAAATGATGTGGTAGAAAAAAAATCTGATGAG GTGGAGGCAGGATGGAATATATTCCCTGTTGCACCACAGCCACTAGGTTGCAACATGTTATCCCCATTACACTCGCAGATGCAAGCGGACGACTGCTTTCGGTACAAGTCTAGCTGTGAAAATAATCTTGCTTTTGATGATGAAACCCAGGAAAACATGGTCTCTGCACAG TTTGATCAagagaatcaagattttttgtgGCTTGAAGATATCATCCAAAGTCCCAAGGTTTCACCTGGGTTGTAA
- the LOC115960684 gene encoding NAC domain-containing protein 26-like isoform X4 → MEKLSLDHLPRGVRFSPKDKEVIELYLKKKITGNDKDTWFIPEIEFYKDEPWDLPFKSGIDTEDQEWFFFTEQSLKHQDDNPKKRKRDQKQERVNRKTKAGFWKSTGTDGEIRSGESLIGMKKTLVFHMGTTKGKEKGIGTKWVMHEYSTTQKDFDGKHPGQDEFNVEEFLNKLSPSAFDFYVDEMMSDATVPIQFKNDNFNSEVDQDLEKAPKMFYPHPPEPLDCNFSSVSTITTTTPAVSSPATAKASLEEAQSMLAPASVSPKLGSEADNYPMIFQCCPAENSDGITSSSIPPIEYNGYNTCVAKNDVVEKKSDEVEAGWNIFPVAPQPLGCNMLSPLHSQMQADDCFRYKSSCENNLAFDDETQENMVSAQFDQENQDFLWLEDIIQSPKVSPGL, encoded by the exons ATGGAAAAGCTTAGTTTGGATCATTTGCCACGTGGGGTCAGATTTAGTCCGAAGGACAAGGAGGTCATCGAACTCTacctgaagaagaagatcaCAGGGAATGATAAAGACACTTGGTTTATTCCCGAAATTGAGTTCTATAAAGATGAGCCCTGGGATTTACCAT TTAAAAGTGGGATTGATACGGAGGATCAAGAGTGGTTCTTCTTCACCGAACAGAGCCTGAAGCATCAGGACGATaatccaaaaaagagaaaaagggatcAGAAACAAGAAAGGGTGAACAGGAAAACCAAGGCTGGGTTCTGGAAATCAACTGGTACAGATGGGGAAATCAGGTCTGGAGAGAGCTTGATTGGAATGAAGAAGACTCTGGTCTTCCATATGGGGACTACTAAGGGAAAAGAGAAGGGAATAGGGACTAAGTGGGTAATGCATGAGTACAGCACAACCCAGAAGGATTTTGATGGAAAACACCCCGGTCAG GATGAATTTAATGTGGAGGAATTTTTGAATAAGCTCTCCCCATCcgcatttgatttttatgtggACGAAATGATGTCTGATGCTACAGTACCTATTCAATTTAAAAATGACAACTTCAACTCTGAG GTTGACCAGGATTTGGAGAAAGCCCCCAAAATGTTCTACCCCCATCCACCAGAGCCATTAGATTGCAACTTTTCCTCCGTATCAACTATAACTACCACTACGCCAGCTGTTTCTTCTCCTGCCACAGCTAAAGCTTCTCTTGAAGAAGCACAGTCTATGCTAGCACCAGCTTCAGTTTCTCCAAAATTAGGAAGTGAAGCTGACAATTATCCCATGATTTTTCAATGTTGTCCAGCGGAAAATTCTGATGGAATAACATCTAGCAGTATACCACCCATTGAGTACAATGGTTATAACACCTGTGTTGCAAAAAATGATGTGGTAGAAAAAAAATCTGATGAG GTGGAGGCAGGATGGAATATATTCCCTGTTGCACCACAGCCACTAGGTTGCAACATGTTATCCCCATTACACTCGCAGATGCAAGCGGACGACTGCTTTCGGTACAAGTCTAGCTGTGAAAATAATCTTGCTTTTGATGATGAAACCCAGGAAAACATGGTCTCTGCACAG TTTGATCAagagaatcaagattttttgtgGCTTGAAGATATCATCCAAAGTCCCAAGGTTTCACCTGGGTTGTAA